From a region of the Cucumis sativus cultivar 9930 chromosome 6, Cucumber_9930_V3, whole genome shotgun sequence genome:
- the LOC101207465 gene encoding uncharacterized protein At4g19900, which translates to MLRNLHTRRRGSYGACFCAFAAALLLLFSVSLLYTRLSRSQSHTHSPHMYPKSLGNILVSDSDDDSDIVLGTTTTDEDKIDELDFVDEDLQSRASGDEDLGEDEDQSDQVRVSGFYFDHVSGAIRKVFDNKRSIEDWSDDTSGFPIGLGEVDRSKSAFGSDDVPVDEEVRRKASEMTGIEDALLLKVGGRVSPLRDGWGDWFDKKGDFLRRDRMFKSNWEVLNPLNNPLLQDPDGLGVASLTRGDRIVQKWWINEFKRAPFLVNKPLGVTRKVFNTEVENGSMHASIKKSGSLSGQTDINFMDNGKKTVNEIGTSDERTRNNLSRKKVINFDEDSSSRFSGYRTSISRSTKNEKSGERRTEKADVGDKPVLTKGAGFKPKAVPHTLTSVYADGKRWGYYPGLHPHLSFSRFMDAFFKKNKCEMRVFMVWNSPPWMFGVRHQRGLESVFLHHQNACVVIFSETIELDFFKDNFVKNGYKVAVAMPNLDELLKDTPTHKFASIWFEWKKTEFYSTHYSELVRLAALYKYGGIYLDSDIVVLKPLSSLHNSVGMEDQLAGSSLNGAVMAFRMHSPFIMECMKEYYSTYDDRSFRWNGAELLTRVANRFSSEVPAEQFELTVQPSFAFFPIASQNITRYFAVPVGATEKAEHECLLKKILEESVTFHFWNSLTYSLIPESESLVSRLLQHTCIKCLDVL; encoded by the exons ATGCTGCGGAACCTTCATACACGGCGTCGCGGTTCCTATGGCGCCTGCTTTTGCGCCTTCGCCGCCGCTTTGCTGCTTCTATTTTCAGTCTCCCTTCTGTACACTCGCCTCTCTCGCTCTCAGTCACACACTCACTCTCCTCACATGTATCCTAAATCTCTAGGCAACATTCTCGTCTCTGATTCAGATGATGATAGCGACATTGTTTTGGGAACTACTACCACCGACGAGGACAAGATCGATGAGCTCGATTTTGTGGATGAGGACCTCCAATCTAGGGCTTCCGGCGATGAGGATTTGGGAGAGGATGAAGATCAATCTGATCAGGTCAGGGTTTCTGGATTTTATTTTGACCATGTTAGTGGGGCTATTAGGAAGGTCTTTGATAACAAACGTTCCATCGAAGATTGGTCTGATGACACTTCTGGTTTTCCTATCGGATTAGGTGAAGTGGATCGCAGTAAATCTGCGTTTGGCTCTGATGATGTACCGGTTGATGAAGAGGTGAGGAGGAAAGCAAGTGAAATGACTGGGATCGAGGACGCGCTTTTGTTGAAGGTGGGTGGAAGAGTTTCGCCCTTGAGAGATGGGTGGGGAGACTGGTTTGATAAAAAGGGCGACTTTTTGCGGAGGGATAGGATGTTTAAGTCCAACTGGGAAGTCCTCAATCCACTGAACAATCCCCTTTTGCAAGATCCGGATGGTTTGGGTGTGGCCTCTCTAACTAGAGGTGATCGAATTGTTCAGAAGTGGTGGATCAACGAATTTAAAAGAGCTCCGTTTCTTGTTAACAAGCCATTGGGTGTTACACGGAAGGTCTTTAATACGGAAGTAGAAAATGGCAGTATGCATGCAAGCATCAAGAAGAGCGGGAGCCTAAGTGGTCAGACTGATATAAACTTCATGGACAATGGTAAGAAAACTGTAAATGAGATTGGGACTTCAGATGAACGCACTCGGAATAACCTTTCGAGGAAGAAAGTTATCAATTTTGATGAAGATTCGAGTTCCCGTTTTAGTGGCTATAGAACTTCAATATCTAGGAGTACTAAGAACGAGAAGAGTGGAGAAAGACGCACAGAAAAAGCTGATGTAGGGGATAAGCCGGTACTTACTAAGGGTGCAGGATTTAAACCAAAGGCTGTGCCTCATACTTTGACTAGTGTATATGCAGATGGCAAGAGATGGGGTTATTATCCTGGCCTACATCCGCATCTGTCATTTTCTCGTTTTATGGATGCAttcttcaagaaaaataagtgcGAAATGAGAGTTTTTATGGTTTGGAACTCACCTCCTTGGATGTTCGGGGTTCGGCATCAACGTGGGCTAGAGAGTGTGTTCTTGCATCATCAAAATGCATGTGTTGTTATTTTCTCGGAGACAATTGAGCTTGATTTCTTCAAAGATAACTTTGTGAAAAATGG TTACAAAGTTGCGGTTGCTATGCCAAATCTTGATGAATTACTGAAGGATACACCAACCCATAAATTTGCTTCCATCTGGTTTGAATGGAAAAAGACGGAGTTCTATTCCACTCACTACAGTGAGCTTGTACGTTTGGCTGCTTTATACAA GTATGGTGGAATCTATCTTGATTCTGACATTGTAGTCTTGAAACCTCTATCCTCGCTTCACAATTCTGTTGGGATGGAGGATCAGCTTGCTGGAAGTTCTTTGAATGGGGCAGTCATGGCATTTAGAATGCACAG CCCCTTTATAATGGAGTGTATGAAAGAATACTACTCAACTTATGATGATAGAAGCTTTAGATGGAATGGGGCTGAGCTCTTGACAAGAGTTGCAAACAGGTTTTCCAGCGAAGTGCCTGCAGAACAGTTTGAGTTGACTGTGCAGCCATCTTTTGCATTTTTTCCCATTGCTTCACAAAATATCACTAG ATACTTTGCTGTACCAGTGGGTGCAACCGAAAAGGCTGAACATGAGTGCTTACTGAAGAAAATCTTGGAAGAGTCGGTGACATTTCATTTTTGGAACAGCCTGACATATTCACTCATTCCCGAGTCCGAGAGCCTTGTGAGCAGACTCCTCCAACATACTTGTATCAAATGTTTAGATGtattgtga